The following DNA comes from Terriglobales bacterium.
AACTCCCCTGTATTCTTACGGTTTGCGGCTATAGGCGGGAATCTTCCTGGGGCCGGCCTCGCGCCCGGGTTTCGCGATGTTCATCAGCATTCATGACCTGGAACTCCGCACCCTGGAGTTTCACCAGCAGTTCCCGCCGGAGGCGATCGACTTGGGCCCCGACGTCCGCCAGGCCGAGCCGCTGCACGCCAGCGGCCGCGCCGAGCTGGTGGAGGAGCACCGCGGCAAGAAGGGCGTGCTGGCCGACATCCGGCTGGTGGGGGAGGTGGCGGCGCACCTGGAACTGAAGTGCGCGCGCTGCCTGGAGCCGGTGGCCCGCCAGGTGGCCGCCAGCTTCGACCTGCTCTACCGTCCCCTG
Coding sequences within:
- a CDS encoding DUF177 domain-containing protein; amino-acid sequence: MFISIHDLELRTLEFHQQFPPEAIDLGPDVRQAEPLHASGRAELVEEHRGKKGVLADIRLVGEVAAHLELKCARCLEPVARQVAASFDLLYRPLGSDAGVDEREVGVTEAEVGYYTGEGLLLEDVLREQVLLGLPLKAVCREECKGLCPRCGRNLNLEACACTAPEPDPRWSELKNLKEKLGK